The Metopolophium dirhodum isolate CAU chromosome 4, ASM1992520v1, whole genome shotgun sequence DNA window attattaaagatattAACCAACCTAATAATCCAAGAAAATGTCCGAAAGCAAATTAGCATTTTAATTCGTCGTGAAGATTACTTGAAATTGAATTtcttacataattaattttttttttactcaattattataattattataaatattaaattcttactattcaaaatttaaaaatctaactTTGAAAAGCTTAaaatttcgatttaaaaaaaaggaaaaagtaATTTTCAAGTAGACTTTGCGgtgaattaaaatatgttttcagacGTTTTATCCGATAACTAGGATAGTCAGTACAATACTTCAATGGGAAAGTTCTGTTTCTGCCAATTTTAATAAGTGTTTAATTCCCGCTTTCGCCAATATACCTGCattggtaaaattataatatagttatattccATACAAATGATCATGGTAATTTACATGCAGTGCCTACATATACtacagtatacctactatacctatacgCACAGCACTCAGGTCCACAGCCGCTGCAGCTCCAGTAATTTGTCGATTTTcttattcacatattattgcataggtacatattatattgaatattgtttagttgaggaaacaaaaaataacactgctcacatttttgttattattaataatgtgtcAGTGATACTGAATTTATTAAATGCGAGTCACAACCCGTCTGGAATTTAAACATTAGTCTATAGAtcgtatataaacataaatatagaaGAGAGGTCGACCCAAATCATTTGCAGCGATCACGCAAATAATAgcctttgaaattattattcgaCGTCACCGTCGACATCTTTCAACAAGTACGGGTTAAATTGTTCGCGGTAAGCAATTGGGTTTTCGGTGATCCTCTCCTGAATTTCCCGGTGCCGTTCTTTGCTTGACAAGTCCGCCAATGGTCTTCCGGAACCCCAAGAATCCGTGTGCTCGCTGTAACATCGATCGATCTTTCTCATGGATCCGTGGatctaaaaaatcaaaacgCGGTAAACGTCAATAACGTTTTTCTTCAATTATTAAAGTCCCTTCCTatacatatagttttttttatattctagaCCTTATCCCAAATAGAGCAATTAAATCCATAGTTGACGTGACAGTACTGATGGTGGTTGTCGTGGAACATGCAATCCGGTTGCCAGGGCTGCCACCACTGCGCCTTGAAAGTGATTCCCGAGTGTTGCACGATACCGTGATAGTACGTGTAAAGAGCCAATCCGTAAAACGGAACTGTGAAGAAAAatgtgaataaatttaattcggAAGTATCATATATGGTTTTATAAGACCGCGGTAGCCAATTAATAGACAATTAATGTATCCAACGCTGGTCGGAgtacaaccataataatatacttatattttacacaacagCTAGTACTTCAGAGATACTCACACCAATGCACgggataaataaatattggcaCGACCATGGCCAGTTGCACGGTAGTCAACTCCAACGGATGTATGGCGGTCACCGACCACGGGGTAGGCTGAAAGTACCTATGGTGGATGCTGTGAAAGTGTTTGAACAAAAACTTTGAGTGAAACGACCGATGAATCCAATAAGTCACGTAATCCTGTACGGGCAAATGCGCATTTTAGACTTGTATAAACACTGCTGCATGCCTGCACACTACCGAAGTTAATAgtcattaacaatataaatgtatcgtttttattattaacgtcATAGCAAATCCCatactattatgtaatatttcacTTAAAAATACGAGTACCTACCATcgaataatttatctttatcaaTATGGCGTTCTAACAGCAACGATTTCAGACacctatacttaatatataatattgtatactacaattgtgtataaaaactgataaaaataaaatctaagtaaaaaaaaataattttaatgcgacaatatgataaaatatatgataagtatataaaaaacattcaCAAAAGTTTGAGGTTCACTTAGGTGGAAAAAATATCCACAAAACTTGTAAATGAAAACTATATAAACTGTGGGTTCAAATATATAGAAACGATTATTTTCCCACGCACGAACTGTGCGTGTAATATTGTTCAACTAGGTATTTCAAAACTATACGACCGACCTGCTGGAAGAATATCACTGGCCACTGGAGTATCCACCACCACAACGGGTACTGGCCGAATCCGATGTAAACTTTGCTGTAACCGCCGCAACTGACGTGCGTGGCCACAGCCGCGGACACCGCGTTCGTCACCATCAGACCTATACAGCCCCATTTGATCTGATCCCAGACAAGGTGTCTGGGCAAGAGCCGGTTCGGTTGACATTTCCACTGGGCCTCCTTGCCACGTCCCTTTACATAGTATTTCCACTGCAACGGAGAGTCGCGCGAATAACGAAAAATCAATCGGACCGTCGCGTGggatatacaattataatattatgcgaaaaCGCACTCACTTCCAAGTACCCGCAAAAGCCAAAGTATATACCGTATCCGACGACCATGGCCCAGAATAATTGCGCTTTGAATTCATCGAAAAACGACGAGCAGGACAGCCGCGGCCGGTGGTGCGACAACTGTGGTTGATGTCCTCCGTCGAGGTACGTTTGCGTGTGCGCCACCACCGTCAGCCAATCGCCTGATATTGTGTAAGTGCGCGATCATCGTTCAatagttcacacacgtcacgtgGACGACGGAGTTGGAAATGAATGCCGCAAATGCGTCcgatagagaaaaaaaaatgatgataattatagtggtcacataatagtaatattataaaattttatgtcACCGGACAAATAATTCGGTACAAGTGGTTACCGTTCATGAAGGCGGCGGCGATCAGCGCCAAAACGATCATGTCGGCACACGAATGCGGACTGCACCGGAACGGCAGCAAAAAATATTCTCGTCGTGgcggtacaataataatatattttgatttaataatattattcacgtaAAAGCATAATCGCTATACCTATGccgttattgaaataattacgaATTATCGGGGATTTTTTTCATCGAGTAGGATAAAACGTGTGTATAGTACATACCCGCGTGTCATTAATTGAGTAAATATTCAGTggttatctaaaaataaaaaaaacacgatcCAAAGTCCCTACTACATGGTCTTGTATGTCGTATGTACCTATTCAAATGATAACCATATTATGACcgtctattaataatattgttttaatttatagattataaaatattcgagtgcagtgaatacaaaaaaatctaaagaaaTGCACTCTCAGCTATATCAATTCGCAGACATAATGTATTGCAATGTCgtaattgtatataggtacactagaTCACACTATTAAAcacttataatatagaaaattgaCACAATTAGACACAACGAAATTGACGATTTTTCCACGAACACATTTTTGAACAAGGTTGTGCACATTCCCACGTTATGATAACACAAAGATAATATGTTATCGTTTATTATGTCAATGATTAATCAATGCTATTAGGTACTTGAAGTGTAactcattacaaaaattaaaagcatAAAGAATCTGTATATAGGTAACTAGGTAAGCAAAGCAGTGTTTGCATTATTTAGAcgactaaatataatattattatcaaatatgatcttatctagataattaatGTCACCTAAACTAATTTATCCACACAAATAAGTTCCAAGCATGTTGTTTGAGgaagtataatgtattaatgtgaaAGTTGAGAACCACAAATCTCAgctaaatcaaaaatatgaagtaggtaataataatatcattaataatgttCGTGCGGGGACGAGGGATTAGTAACATAACaatttacctatataggttaggttaggttacacgACTGCTAcatggtaggtatatgtatatacatttttcaatctCCATAAaacttttgacttttgagtTCATAATACCGAATATAAC harbors:
- the LOC132943827 gene encoding lathosterol oxidase-like isoform X2, giving the protein MVVGYGIYFGFCGYLEWKYYVKGRGKEAQWKCQPNRLLPRHLVWDQIKWGCIGLMVTNAVSAAVATHVSCGGYSKVYIGFGQYPLWWWILQWPVIFFQQDYVTYWIHRSFHSKFLFKHFHSIHHRYFQPTPWSVTAIHPLELTTVQLAMVVPIFIYPVHWFPFYGLALYTYYHGIVQHSGITFKAQWWQPWQPDCMFHDNHHQYCHVNYGFNCSIWDKIHGSMRKIDRCYSEHTDSWGSGRPLADLSSKERHREIQERITENPIAYREQFNPYLLKDVDGDVE
- the LOC132943827 gene encoding uncharacterized protein LOC132943827 isoform X1; amino-acid sequence: MIVLALIAAAFMNGDWLTVVAHTQTYLDGGHQPQLSHHRPRLSCSSFFDEFKAQLFWAMVVGYGIYFGFCGYLEWKYYVKGRGKEAQWKCQPNRLLPRHLVWDQIKWGCIGLMVTNAVSAAVATHVSCGGYSKVYIGFGQYPLWWWILQWPVIFFQQDYVTYWIHRSFHSKFLFKHFHSIHHRYFQPTPWSVTAIHPLELTTVQLAMVVPIFIYPVHWFPFYGLALYTYYHGIVQHSGITFKAQWWQPWQPDCMFHDNHHQYCHVNYGFNCSIWDKIHGSMRKIDRCYSEHTDSWGSGRPLADLSSKERHREIQERITENPIAYREQFNPYLLKDVDGDVE